The following are from one region of the Periophthalmus magnuspinnatus isolate fPerMag1 chromosome 5, fPerMag1.2.pri, whole genome shotgun sequence genome:
- the LOC117371673 gene encoding 25-hydroxyvitamin D-1 alpha hydroxylase, mitochondrial yields MLAVRRMLQQALRVSARGAFPLLKWMERCTERVSAGHQGARTLDQMPGPNVLSFAWDLFAKRGLSRLHELQLEGLQRYGPMWKASFGPILTVHIADPGLIEQVLRQEGLHPMRSELSSWKDYRQLRGHHYGLLTAEGEEWQTVRSLLGKHMLRPKAVEAYDQTLNSVVSDLIDKLRFSRKKSGLVPDIASEFYRFGLEGISSVLFESRIGCLDPVVPEETERFIQSINTMFVMTLLTMAMPQWLHQIFPKPWSIFCQCWDYMFDFAKGHIDQRMAAEAEKVSRGEKVEGRYLTYFLSQTGLPMKTVYSNVTELLLAGVDTISSTLSWSLYELSRHPEVQSRLRGEVLKVLGDRRIPNAADVAQMPLLKATVKEVLRLYPVIPGNARVITERDIQVGGYVIPKKTLITLCHFATSRDPAVFQSPDEFLPERWLNRDQSHHPYASVPFGVGKRSCIGRRIAELELYLAISRILLEFDVKPDPGGVSVKPMTRTLLVPESQINLQFIER; encoded by the exons ATGCTCGCAGTGAGAAGGATGCTGCAACAAGCGCTGCGCGTGTCGGCCCGAGGCGCCTTCCCGCTGCTCAAATGGATGGAACGCTGCACGGAGCGCGTGTCCGCGGGGCACCAGGGCGCGAGGACCCTGGACCAGATGCCCGGACCCAACGTGCTCAGCTTCGCCTGGGACCTTTTTGCCAAACGAGGGTTGTCCAGACTGCACGAGCTGCAG TTGGAGGGTCTGCAGAGGTACGGTCCCATGTGGAAAGCAAGCTTCGGCCCGATCTTGACGGTTCATATAGCTGACCCAGGGCTGATCGAGCAGGTGCTGAGACAGGAGGGCCTTCACCCCATGAGGTCCGAACTGTCCTCCTGGAAAGACTATAGACAGCTACGTGGGCACCACTACGGCCTGCTCACTGC tgAAGGGGAGGAGTGGCAGACGGTGAGGAGTCTTCTGGGGAAGCACATGCTCCGCCCCAAAGCGGTCGAGGCGTACGATCAAACCTTAAACAGCGTCGTCTCAGATCTCATCGACAAACTGCGATTCTCCAGAAAGAAGAGCGGACTGGTGCCGGACATCGCCAGTGAATTCTACAGATTTGGACTGGAGG GCATCTCTTCCGTCCTGTTCGAGTCCCGGATCGGCTGCTTGGACCCTGTGGTCCCCGAGGAGACGGAGCGCTTCATTCAGTCCATTAACACCATGTTTGTGATGACCCTCCTCACCATGGCCATGCCTCAGTGGCTCCACCAGATCTTCCCCAAACCCTGGAGCATCTTCTGTCAGTGCTGGGACTACATGTTTGACTTTG CTAAGGGCCACATTGACCAGCGGATGGCAGCAGAGGCGGAGAAAGTGTCGCGGGGGGAGAAGGTGGAGGGGCGGTACCTGACCTACTTCCTGTCCCAAACCGGTCTCCCCATGAAGACCGTCTATAGCAACGTGACAGAGCTGCTGCTGGCTGGAGTCGACACG ATCTCCAGTACTTTGTCATGGTCCCTGTATGAACTGTCCCGTCACCCCGAGGTGCAGTCCAGACTTAGGGGCGAGGTGCTCAAAGTTCTGGGTGATCGTCGGATCCCAAACGCGGCTGATGTGGCCCAGATGCCCCTCCTCAAAGCCACAGTCAAAGAAGTGCTCAg GTTGTATCCAGTTATTCCCGGCAACGCCCGAGTcatcacagagagagacatcCAGGTCGGAGGTTACGTCATCCCCAAAAAG ACCCTGATCACCCTGTGTCACTTTGCCACATCCCGGGACCCTGCAGTTTTCCAGAGTCCCGATGAGTTCCTGCCGGAACGCTGGTTAAACCGGGATCAGTCGCACCATCCCTACGCCTCCGTGCCCTTTGGGGTTGGGAAACGCAGCTGCATCGGACGCCGCATCGCAGAACTGGAACTGTACCTCGCCATCTCCAGG ATCCTGCTCGAGTTCGATGTGAAGCCTGATCCTGGGGGTGTCTCTGTGAAACCGATGACCCGAACACTCCTGGTCCCAGAAAGTCAAATCAATCTGCAGTTTATCGAGCGAtga